TAACATACCTTCAAATCACGGGCTCATAAAACTTTAGATAAATTCAAGAATATATAACATATTCTCAAATTACATGCTCATAAATTTTATTGTATCTTATAATTGATATTATCTTTAGTGTTTATGTTTTCGTATAACGCACgcgctcaaaaacctagtatatcttatatatctaatatctaatactccgtataaaaaaagtcttatttaaaaaattattattattattattattattattattattattattaattattaatactattattattattgttgttactactttttttttttggcaaaaaacaatGAAACTTGTATACGAACGAGAAAAACTAGCCATCAAAATGATGGCTAGACCCATTATAATTTAGCCCCTCTCAATATCTATCCATTACATAGTAGGATAAGAGGCTGAAATAAAATTACAACATCAACGTAGAAATAAAGAGTTAAACGCTAAACATTTAACCCATGGACTATGCCTACTACTACTTACTTTTTTTGTCTCGAATTAAATGTCCTTACAAATTTCTCTTAATTTAAGATAGGGGAGTGAATTATCCATTTTGCCCAAAATTAATAACAATTCTAATTTAATTAATATTTCATTTTCatgaataaattgttatattaattgtTGCCTTTTATAAAAGGGTAAAAGTGTAATTAAACAATCAAAGAACAAAGCACATCGAACTCGACATCCACTTTCTCTGGAGAAAATTTTCAGTCAGCGAGGTCTGCATTCTGCATGTCCTTGCTCGGTTCCAAGTAGCCGACATTTTCACAAAAGAGCTACCAAGACTATTATTTGAAGGGTTTAAATCTAGTTTAGGCATTTGATCACCGATAGCTAAAACTGCGGGAGAGTAATAGTCAATAGTCAACGTTATATATATGTTAAGTATTTTAGCAAATCTTTGATTAGTTAGTCATACGTATCACTTCCTAATATGTTGGAAGCTTTGTTATAATATCCAAAAATATATGATGTATCTGGTGTATATATGTACCGTGTTATTTAAATGAAAATCATAAAGAATTATTACTCCTTTATAAATGTAGTAAGAGTACCCAACAGTGACAGACTTTCTCCCCAGGACTAGCTGTCACATCAACGCCACATATGTACTTCTTTTCGAGGACTAATTCAGGACTAAACACTAGCAACAATGACATACTTACTCAAATAATTTGAGACctactatattaattaattaattaaatgcacaagtaaaaaagtaaaaagtatcaCACATTTTACCATACTCCTCCACCATACTCCTCTAGTCCTCCGTCCAACAACATTTCTCAGGAAGACATTCAATTGGACGAAAACTAGGGTGGCCCCATGGGCGGATGCCTGGACGCCACGCTGCCATCAGCGTTCAAGTGGACATACTTTGAGAATTTTATGGGAATGGCTTTtcattttaaatatcaggacatACTCTAAttaaacaaattaatattaatattaatataattattgtgaaTGTTAATATAAACATTGAATGCTACTTCATTGAATTTTATGAGAGGTCATCATATTTACTTGTGCAAATCTTATTGGGGGATATGGATCGCTAGGAATGATGTGGCGTTTAACGGGGTATATATGTGTTGGGCCGCTTTAGTAGTTCGCATAAAGTTGAAGGTGTTCGGATGGCTAGTAAATTCGAAGAAATGCGCGAGTCGCCAGTTCTATGTGTGGAAGACAGAACCATGGTTACTAATGTAATAGTGCTACTGTAATGTTTGCTTACATTGATAGTGTTTGTATTTTTATCTTTTTGGCATATGCATGCTTGTAAGGTTGAATTTGATGCAAGGCTTCGCAGTGTTTTGGGCTTTCCAAGTGGACTAAATGCTTTGCAAGTCCAAATTGCCTAGTATGTAATTTGTAGTTTTTCACTTTGTGAAAAATTTCTATCAATACAATTTCATCCTTTtgccaaaaaaataaataaataaataaaaataaaaataaaatttacttgtGCAAATGGAGTTGATGTTTTTGGAGCGATAGATGTTGGAGCTTGCTTGGTTGGGGTAGGCAAGTTCGAGGAGTTCGTTCACATTTCGCGTAAACTTTGAATAGAAGCTTGGTGATTATCCTGTAATTGAGTGATCTGCGACTGCATATTCTCATTGGCCTTAGTTTGGTTCAGTTTGGTTTTCAATGAAAAcaagtaataaaaaaataattaaataataaataaatctgTGAAATTACTTGCCTGTTTTGGCTGCTGCCTATTTTTACCACCAATGGTTGTTACAAATATATGCTCTGTCTCGGCCCCATTGCCATCAAAAAGAATTGCAGGCTCCATTTCCCTGGATGTAACAAACGGTAAATTTGTGTTTAATGGTTGcaatatataagtatattattataaaatcaatCAACGGATCATAATATAAAGCTGCAAGTTATACTTCCTAGCTGAATTCGTAAAAATGAAAGCCATTCCCATGTTATCTGGTACATAAAATTCTCAAAGTATAAATACTacaataaaattatatttaaaatgaAAAGCCATTCCAATGCTATCTGGTAACCAACTTAACCATTATATCAGGACATactctaattaaacaaaataaaagtGACATtcacaataattaatattaatatataaacataaaaatcataaaataccTACTCGCTTCATTGAATTTGTTTAATcaggttaattaaaagaaattcctCAACTTCATTGAATTCCAAcccaaaattaatattaatataaacataaaatacctACTCGCTCAAACGCAAAATAATTATCAAACTTCTATCCAAAATCTTGAGCGTAATATTACTGAGCTTTTTGAGCTAGTGAATCCAAAAGAAACACTCGGAATCCAAAAGAAACACTCGCATTCGGACCGAAAGACCAAATTTCGCGAGCAAATGAGATGAGTTCAAACCATTCATCCTCTTCTATTGAACCTGCAGATCTTCCTAAAGTTGATATGAATAAACTACTGATCCGATGATTCATCGGTTTCTTCAACTTCTTCGTTCATCGACCCCAAGTGCTTCATCATCTCGCGTCTGATCGCCTCCTTTTGCCTTGCTATTATTTCCCTGTCAGCTTCAGTCATATCAATCGCCAAACATCTCATTTGCGATTCAACTCTCTTTTGGTGATAATACATTTTTTTTTCTTGGTTTACAGTAGTAAAGTTTTGTTGAACCGACATATGTAGCAATTCTCGAGATGAATCTTTTCTTGAAGGCGCAGAATCCGACATCACTTTCCTTGCCTTTCTAGGCGTTTCAGATGGACGATCACAACCATATAATTCTTCGTTTGGGTTTCGTTCGTCGATCAGGTTTCGGTCCTCATCGTCTTTGTTCAAGCCAAATGCTTCCATGTGCACTTCTTCCACAACCGGCTCAAGTCTCCTATATAGAGGTTaaaattaattatcaaaaaaataattatataacaAATATAACTATATCCGTTTGTAACGGATATAATTTGAAAATTATACGCTCCAACCGTTTGAATCTCGGGTTCCGGTCTTCATCGTCTTTGTTCAAGTCAAATGCTTCTATGTGCTCTTCTTCCACAACCGGCTCACGTCTCCTATATAGAGGTTAAAATTAAgtattaaaaaaataattaaataataaatataactatatccgTTTCTAAcggatataatttaaaaattacaCACTCCAACCGTTTGGTCCGAGTCTGTTTGAGTCAAGTCAAAGTCGGTCGGTCTGAGTACTACAGGGGCAACAAAAGAGTAACATAAATAAGGTCAATTCTAGATTGTGTGATGTTTTTTGAACAAGTTATAAAAAGTGTATTCCGAACAAAATTTTACCTCTCAAAAAGCATTACAAGTTCACAATGAGGAGTGTGAGGAAAAAGATCAACAGCCATGGCTTTAATTGGTTGAAATGGTTCTGAAATCGGCATTGATTTGGCTCTATGTCGAGACAAACTAGCGCCCCTCATATGTGTCGATCCCTGACTCTTATTATTCCCTTTTTCATTGTTATCAGAAGAAGATGGAGTGCAAAGCTCAGTAGCATTTGCCATTATGCTCTCGGGATTGCATGAAATATAGCTGATTAATCAAATGGGGAAAAAATTAATTATTTAAGAGGAAAATCTGTCACGTGGAATATAAAGGATGGTAAATATTAAAAAACTTACACAAGTCTATTTAAACCCGAATGAGTTCTAAGAGCTTTAATCACCTGCAATCACCGTATCAAAATGGGGTTATAAAAATCTGCAGCAAAACTTATTATTTACAGATGAAGTATAGATGTATAACAGTATAAGTACTTATTTTCCGTTTATAACTACTTCTTATCTGCATTTCCTGTTAATATTTTTTCAAAAAGATGTTTTAGGTTCTGATGCTATTCTATTAGCAATTTAtacataattttaatttaagaatcAAGAAAAATAATTTAGTCAGCATATCTTAAAAATAAATCAATGGTGTCATGGTGTGGCATAAGGTCTGTTTTGGTTTCTTTGATAAATTAGTAGCTACTTAAATAATAAAAGTAGCTAGGTACGCAACAACTAATTATTTGATTATTTCAACTTTGAAAAACATAAACACGTCCAAAAACTACCATCAACTCATTATCTTTTCCCTGATTATCAGATTCTGATAACGTAAGTCACATATTCATTTTCAAAAAGCCCATTTCCACTATATTTCAATAACAAAAGTAGAGAACACTCACGGTGGGATGAAGTCCAACACGAGGAGGATCCACAATGGCGACAACATTATCAAAACGCTGAATCTTGTTAAGTTTCTTGATATCTTCTTTAATACCATTAGCAGCATCATTGTTTTCATCTTGATTTGTTGTCAGGTATTCTTTTAATAGAGATCCCATTACATCCTCTACCTGTAATGTACACCCATATTAAATtttatttacaatatatatatatatatatatatatatatatatatatatatatatatatatatatatatatatatatatatatatatatatatatatatatatatatataagtctgtTTACTTTGACAGATTAAATGACATTTTCCACACCTTTGAGCAGACAAAACGGCAATTCTTTATGCCATTTATTTCAGCATTTCTATTTGCATCAGCTACTGCAGACGCATTCAATTCAATGCCAACAACCTAATTAAAACATTGCAAATTATAACTATTATATCATTCAGCACAGTGATAAACAGACATTTGAAAATACAAATGGTGATCTCAGATATTAATAGTTGATGGTTTATGTTCCACATTTTAAAACCATCAGTGATAGTAGATTTTAGTGGGTTCAAGCAGATTACCATTCCAACACGGTGGGCTAACGTAAGGCCAATTGTTCCGGTACCACAGCATACATCAAATAGCAATGTGTTGGGTCCCAAACCCGCCCAATCCCCAGCAAGCGAATACAGTTTTTCTGCTGCAAGTGTATTCACCTACAAGATTAAGTTTCCACAATTCAGAAATCTCTGGTTTAAAAGACATAGAATAACAGCAAGGGCATCAATTTCAATGTGCTTACTTATGAATAATAGATTTGGGTTGCGTTTTTGTCTCAAGTGGgtacaatgatatatatatatatatatatatatatatatatatatatatatatatatatatatatatatatatatatatatatatatatatatatatatatatatatatatatatatatatatatatatataaggtcaaATATGTAGAGAGTCAACCAAAAGTCCTTACACATACAACTCACTGATGAATCTTTATGAGAATTAGATTATTACTCATAACTAAAGACGTTTTGGGGTCAAGCCAATATGACCTGTGCCAAAAATTACCAGACTCAACCATAACCAAACAACCCGCCCGATTTACTCATCTTCATATGCCTAAGTAGTAGCTGTATGTGAATTAAAAAGACTGTAAAGCAGGTACAGTACTTGAAAAAAGGCTGTTGGCGATATACAAAACCGAAGATTGTTTATATAGTCTTGGATCCTTGCTTTTGCAGTTTCAGAATCCCACAAGGGTTTACTCCCAGCCTTTGTAAGTGACAGCAAACGCATTGGTGCAGCAGCTGATGCTACATTGGATACCCATCGATGATCCTGTATGTATAATATACGAATTTCAAAACCATGATGACAAGTTCCAACTCACCAACTGAAATAAACTGAAAACGACGGACATAACTATTAACAAGCAACTACATTGTATTATTGTAGGGCTCAATCCCAAAGTGAGAGTGGAAATCATTAGTAGCCCACAAAATCTCATAGATGTGCAACGATATGATTTTTAAGGAAAAATTAACATTTTCAAAAGATCACCAACGATTTCTTTTCACGAAATAGCACTGTATTTCACAAGAGCATTTCAAAatcaacaaaaataaaaaataaaaaaaaagaagaattTCTTAAAAGATGCTTACCATCTTTTATGTAGTTTGACACTTTGGCGAGTTTTTTTGTTGTGAAATGTTGACATTCGACGGGGTTTTTTCAAGTAAATTTTGTAAATTTATGATAATTTGCAAATTTATATGTCGGTTTTGCGTTAAACTTAACATTTGGATGTAACTTTATTGATTGGAATTCTAAAAAGAGTCAATTAAGTGAATGGCTTAGAAGTTATACCTGAACAGCAAGTACTGTAAGAGGCAAAGAAGGTGAATTTGTGGAAGCTCCTAACACAATAGCTTCAGCCATCTTCTCAAGTTCAATGTCAACAGCTCCTTTATCGAAGCCTGCTCTAGAAATCTGCGTATAAAATTTGTAACATACAGGTACCTTAGATTTAAACAAAAGTGACTTGATTTAACAACTATTTCTCTGTATTTTTTGGCTAAAGACTattcctctgtaatatatatatatatatatatatatatatatatatatatatatatatatatatatatatatatatatatatatatatatatatatatatatatatatatatatatatagtggtagtcaagggggaagtaaccaatcgggggaagtggggggaagcaaattttttttttttttcgttttttgaaaaaactttgttcacaaacattatagattagatgaaaatatgaatatttaataaagacactttgtgataaatgtttttattttggcgggaaaacgctcgaagagttaatatgtaacaattatcgtgttttttgagcgtatgttgaggttttagatattagggtttatagggtttagatattagggtttagaaatttagagtttagaaatttagagttcagggtttagatttagggtttagatttaggatttagattgagtttttaacacgaacggtttatagcttagggtttagggtacttcgtgatgaatgttattatttaggcgggaaaacgatcgacaaaaataacattcaagataatattgatcgtgaagaatgttaacgttttttttttttttttttcatgttttgtgaagtaaaatttagcccgatttagagtttagggtttaaagttttgggtttagtccctaaacccaaaaccctacctaaacccaaaacactaaaccctaaactctaaatcgggctaaattttacttcacaaaacatggaaaaaaaaacgttaacattcaagataatattaatcaatattatcttgaatgttatttttgtcgatcgttttcccgcgtaaataataacattcatcgcgaagtgtcttttctaaatgttcatattttcgtgtgatcttgatgcctgaaaaaaaaaattccaaaaaaacgaaaaaaaataaaaaaaaaatattgcttccccccgcttggttacttccccattgatcctgcccctatatatatatatatatatatatatatatatatatatatatatatatatatatatatatatatatatatatatatatatatatatggagaagaTCTAGCGCTAAGCACCCCCTTTGGGGATAAGGGGATAAGCGAATTTgacttttttatatatttaaaattagaGTCTGATGTATAATAACCAAAGCTAATGAAAAATTGACTAATGACTGATGAAaaataatgtttagggtttagtaattagtgtttagaaattagggtttagattgagtttttaacacgaacagtttagagtttagggtttagggactaaacccaaagcaTTAAACCCTAAaggcctaaactctaaatcgggctaaatttataattaaaaaaaaaaaaaaaaaaaaactcacataAAGTTAACATACACAGCATATGTATGATAAGCTGCtgtaaaaaaattgtatttttttttaatctaAACAATGAATACTAACCCCAAAAATTAAAAAATCTAAAATCTAATCTTAAAGATATAAAAAAACAACTTTACTTTACCCTTATCCCAAAAAAGGTGCTTATCCCTTGATctctcccctatatatatatatatatatatatatatatatatatatatataggggagagATCAAGGGATAAGCACCTGTAAATCGGGCTAGGGGGGTCTTGGagataaggggataagtgattttgtgatttttatatctttagttctacAGCTCTGATTTAAAAAATAAATCTGGTATCAATTttcatcgtgtagattcagtaaaaaaataaattttttttactgGCTTGTTAACTTACATCTGATGTATGTTACCAGCTGTTCATATACCAGTTCATATACCAGAtgcataataaaaaaaaataaaaaatgacttttgattaatgaaaaacagtgtttagggtttagtaattagggtttagaaattagggtttagggtttagaatgagtttttaatACAAACGGTTTAGAGTTGAGGGGTTAGGGTTTAAGATTTATGGACTAAACCCCaacccctaaaccttaaactctaaatcgggctaaattttaaacaaaaaaaaaaaact
The window above is part of the Rutidosis leptorrhynchoides isolate AG116_Rl617_1_P2 chromosome 1, CSIRO_AGI_Rlap_v1, whole genome shotgun sequence genome. Proteins encoded here:
- the LOC139867417 gene encoding zinc finger CCCH domain-containing protein 24-like, producing the protein MTTENLNSPSIAIETTNDSTLTGVGQPTPPENELNVSQASPASQQGEKRKRTESEPEPDEITGSVNPLWKTSLCSYFRRTGAACSHGDTCRYAHGELELRIRPDNTWDPTSEKAKKLKSDNNGDDDVMVTETVTEEECTESALDKCLINLPVKWTSKKLNEFLNEEGIEYKSAKTKKGMFVAFVTFETEKQVKVAVEKLQGKPFRNKNLKIMDANPRSFDRNVKPKMVSDNSELGNKGGDGDLVNDDSTPESGRSARDAVTPLAHMSYEDQLEQKKKNIMQILKKLARNARKACPDGVSQPDWITKSRDIGGLACKLEGIIESPLVNGYRNRCEFSIGYSLQGKPTVGFLLGNFREGVTAVEEPSDCPNVSKIGCKYAEIFQNFLQNSTFPIWNRMNNSGFWRQLTVREGRAPGNIADRQSSETNIAEVLLMVQISRAGFDKGAVDIELEKMAEAIVLGASTNSPSLPLTVLAVQDHRWVSNVASAAAPMRLLSLTKAGSKPLWDSETAKARIQDYINNLRFCISPTAFFQVNTLAAEKLYSLAGDWAGLGPNTLLFDVCCGTGTIGLTLAHRVGMVVGIELNASAVADANRNAEINGIKNCRFVCSKVEDVMGSLLKEYLTTNQDENNDAANGIKEDIKKLNKIQRFDNVVAIVDPPRVGLHPTVIKALRTHSGLNRLVYISCNPESIMANATELCTPSSSDNNEKGNNKSQGSTHMRGASLSRHRAKSMPISEPFQPIKAMAVDLFPHTPHCELVMLFERRREPVVEEEHIEAFDLNKDDEDRNPRFKRRLEPVVEEVHMEAFGLNKDDEDRNLIDERNPNEELYGCDRPSETPRKARKVMSDSAPSRKDSSRELLHMSVQQNFTTVNQEKKMYYHQKRVESQMRCLAIDMTEADREIIARQKEAIRREMMKHLGSMNEEVEETDESSDQ